One stretch of Variovorax sp. 54 DNA includes these proteins:
- a CDS encoding GNAT family N-acetyltransferase: protein MDAAPSLLVRDMRADDLDAVLAVQLACYGAGFVEDGVLIARRLAASPRTGWVAEHGGAVRAYLAAYPSQRGKLTPLHGDFEVAPDADALYLHDLAVHPEASGLGLGPRLVRHAWAHALRAGWRHSTLVSVQASVGFWERQGYAATAPAGDEQQARLATYPGLSIYMARRLD, encoded by the coding sequence ATGGACGCAGCGCCTTCTCTGCTCGTGCGCGACATGCGCGCGGACGATCTCGACGCCGTGCTGGCGGTCCAGCTCGCCTGCTACGGCGCGGGGTTCGTGGAGGACGGCGTGCTCATCGCGCGGCGGCTGGCCGCCTCGCCGCGCACCGGCTGGGTGGCCGAGCACGGCGGCGCCGTGCGGGCCTACCTGGCGGCGTACCCCTCGCAGCGCGGCAAGCTCACGCCGTTGCACGGCGACTTCGAGGTGGCGCCCGACGCCGACGCGCTGTACCTGCACGACCTGGCCGTGCACCCCGAGGCCTCGGGGCTGGGCCTGGGGCCGCGCCTCGTGCGCCACGCCTGGGCCCACGCACTGCGGGCGGGCTGGCGGCATTCGACGCTGGTGTCGGTGCAGGCCTCGGTCGGGTTCTGGGAGCGCCAGGGGTATGCGGCCACGGCGCCGGCCGGCGACGAGCAGCAGGCCCGGCTGGCAACCTACCCCGGGCTGTCGATCTACATGGCCCGCCGGCTCGATTAA
- the hemA gene encoding glutamyl-tRNA reductase gives MSVWALGLNHTTAPLDLRGRFAFALDQIAPTLHSLRSSFGSSSHPQVEAAIISTCNRTEIYCASEHIALDHTFGWLAQSGGVAPALLRSHAYTLHDDEAARHAFRVASGLDSMVLGEAQILGQMKDAVRAAETAGALGSTLNQLFQRSFAVAKEVRTATEIGAHSISMAAAAVRLAGQLFEDLRTTRVLFVGAGEMIDLAATHFAAKEPKAIAIANRTLERGEKLASRFGGEAMRLADLPARLAEFDIVISCTASTLPIIGLGAVERALKTRKHRPMFMVDLAVPRDIEPEVKALEDIYLYTVDDLAQVVQQGQANRQAAVAQAEVIIDAGVQSFMHWLGQRGTVPLIQQLNAQADEWRATEMARARKLLAKGESVEAVLEAMSRGLTQKMMHGAMAELHAGDAASREQTAQTLSRLFLRKER, from the coding sequence ATGTCAGTCTGGGCTCTCGGCTTGAACCACACGACCGCGCCGCTCGATCTGCGCGGTCGTTTCGCGTTCGCGCTCGACCAGATCGCCCCGACGCTGCACAGCCTGCGCAGTTCTTTCGGCAGCAGCAGCCACCCGCAGGTCGAGGCCGCGATCATCTCGACCTGCAACCGCACCGAGATCTATTGCGCCTCCGAGCACATCGCGCTCGACCACACCTTCGGCTGGCTGGCCCAGAGCGGCGGCGTGGCCCCCGCCCTGCTGCGCTCGCATGCCTACACCCTGCACGACGACGAAGCCGCACGCCATGCCTTCCGCGTGGCCAGCGGGCTCGACTCCATGGTGCTCGGCGAAGCCCAGATCCTCGGCCAGATGAAAGACGCCGTGCGCGCGGCCGAAACCGCCGGCGCGCTCGGCAGCACGCTCAACCAGCTGTTCCAGCGCTCGTTCGCGGTCGCCAAAGAAGTGCGCACCGCCACCGAAATCGGTGCCCACTCGATCAGCATGGCCGCCGCCGCCGTGCGCCTGGCCGGCCAGCTGTTCGAAGACCTGCGCACCACGCGCGTGCTGTTCGTCGGCGCGGGCGAAATGATCGACCTCGCGGCCACGCACTTCGCGGCCAAGGAGCCCAAGGCCATCGCCATCGCCAACCGCACGCTGGAGCGCGGCGAAAAGCTCGCCTCGCGCTTCGGCGGCGAAGCCATGCGGCTGGCCGACCTGCCGGCACGGCTGGCCGAGTTCGACATCGTCATCAGCTGCACCGCGAGCACGCTGCCGATCATCGGCCTGGGCGCCGTGGAGCGCGCGCTCAAGACCCGCAAGCACCGCCCGATGTTCATGGTCGACCTGGCCGTGCCGCGCGACATCGAGCCCGAAGTGAAGGCGCTCGAAGACATCTACCTGTACACCGTGGACGACCTCGCCCAGGTCGTGCAACAGGGCCAGGCCAACCGCCAGGCCGCCGTGGCGCAGGCCGAAGTCATCATCGACGCCGGCGTGCAGAGCTTCATGCACTGGCTGGGCCAGCGCGGCACCGTGCCGCTGATCCAGCAGCTGAACGCGCAGGCCGACGAATGGCGCGCCACCGAAATGGCCCGCGCGCGCAAGCTGCTCGCCAAGGGCGAATCGGTCGAGGCCGTGCTCGAAGCCATGTCGCGCGGGCTCACGCAGAAGATGATGCACGGCGCGATGGCCGAGCTGCATGCGGGCGATGCCGCCTCGCGCGAACAGACGGCGCAGACGCTCTCGCGCCTGTTCCTGCGCAAAGAGCGTTAG
- the prfA gene encoding peptide chain release factor 1 has product MKSFLRHQLERYVQRLGELDFLLSREDIMSDMAQYRTISREHAEVTQIAGRYERFKQREADIAGAKEMLDDPDMAEMATEEIAGAEAELVQLEDELQRLLLPKDPDDARNAFMEIRAGTGGDESALFAGDLLRMYTRYCERAGLRCEIVSESASELGGYKEVVIRIVGDEVFGKLRFESGGHRVQRVPATETQGRIHTSACTVAVLAEPDETVAVQINPADLRIDTYRASGAGGQHINKTDSAVRITHIPTGIVAECQDDRSQHRNKAKALQVLSARIQEKDRSERAAKDAAMRKGLIGSGDRSDRIRTYNFPQGRLTDHRINLTLYKLLAIMEGDLGDVLEALRAAREAEQLAELESSLPA; this is encoded by the coding sequence GTGAAATCCTTTCTGCGCCACCAACTCGAACGTTATGTCCAACGCCTGGGCGAGCTCGACTTCCTGCTCTCGCGCGAAGACATCATGAGCGACATGGCGCAGTACCGCACCATCTCGCGCGAGCACGCCGAGGTCACGCAGATCGCCGGCCGCTACGAGCGCTTCAAGCAGCGCGAAGCCGACATCGCGGGTGCGAAAGAAATGCTCGACGACCCCGACATGGCCGAGATGGCCACGGAAGAAATCGCCGGTGCCGAGGCCGAGCTGGTGCAGCTCGAAGACGAGCTGCAGCGCCTGCTGCTGCCCAAGGACCCGGACGACGCGCGCAACGCCTTCATGGAAATCCGTGCCGGCACGGGCGGCGACGAATCGGCCCTCTTCGCAGGCGATCTGCTGCGCATGTACACGCGCTACTGCGAGCGCGCCGGCCTGCGCTGCGAGATCGTGAGCGAAAGCGCGAGCGAGCTCGGCGGCTACAAGGAAGTGGTGATCCGCATCGTCGGCGACGAGGTGTTCGGCAAGCTGCGCTTCGAATCGGGCGGCCACCGCGTGCAACGCGTGCCAGCCACCGAGACGCAGGGCCGCATCCACACCAGCGCCTGCACCGTCGCCGTGCTGGCCGAGCCCGACGAGACCGTGGCGGTGCAGATCAACCCGGCCGACCTGCGCATCGACACCTACCGCGCGAGCGGCGCCGGCGGCCAGCACATCAACAAGACCGACTCGGCCGTGCGCATCACGCACATCCCGACCGGCATCGTGGCCGAGTGCCAGGACGACCGCAGCCAGCACCGCAACAAGGCCAAGGCGCTGCAGGTGCTGTCGGCACGCATCCAGGAGAAGGACCGCAGCGAACGTGCGGCCAAGGACGCGGCGATGCGCAAGGGCCTGATCGGCAGCGGCGACCGCTCGGACCGCATCCGCACCTACAACTTCCCGCAGGGCCGGCTCACCGACCACCGCATCAACCTGACGCTCTACAAGCTGCTCGCCATCATGGAAGGCGACCTGGGCGATGTGCTCGAAGCACTGCGCGCCGCGCGCGAGGCCGAGCAGCTGGCCGAGCTGGAATCGAGCCTGCCCGCGTGA
- the prmC gene encoding peptide chain release factor N(5)-glutamine methyltransferase, with translation MTDTTAPSTVAQALAAAVALGVDRLDAQLLLLHALGRPVNDRAWLLAHDTDPFPGEAWPAFARQLSRRTAGEPVAYLLGEKEFHGLQLQVDARVLVPRPDTETLVEWALACLDARPSPRVLDLGTGSGAIALALQHARPDAQVDAVDASADALAVARANAQRLGLPVRFTESSWLDGAADGYAVIASNPPYIAAGDPHLPALRHEPTRALVAGADGLDDIRQIMRDAPTHLADGGWLLLEHGHDQAAAVRQLLAERGFAEVQSRDDLAGIARCSGGVWRTVK, from the coding sequence ATGACCGACACCACCGCACCGTCCACCGTGGCGCAGGCGCTGGCCGCGGCCGTCGCGCTGGGCGTCGACCGCCTCGACGCCCAGTTGCTGCTGCTGCACGCGCTGGGCCGCCCCGTGAACGACCGCGCCTGGCTGCTCGCGCACGACACCGACCCGTTTCCCGGCGAGGCCTGGCCCGCGTTCGCGCGCCAGCTGTCGCGCCGCACGGCGGGCGAGCCGGTCGCCTACCTGCTGGGCGAGAAAGAATTCCACGGCCTGCAGCTGCAGGTCGACGCCCGCGTGCTGGTGCCGCGCCCCGACACCGAAACGCTGGTCGAGTGGGCCCTCGCCTGCCTCGATGCCCGCCCGTCCCCGCGCGTGCTCGACCTCGGCACGGGCAGCGGCGCGATCGCGCTGGCGCTGCAGCATGCGCGCCCGGATGCGCAGGTCGACGCGGTCGATGCCAGCGCCGACGCGCTCGCGGTGGCCCGGGCCAACGCGCAGCGCCTGGGCCTGCCGGTGCGTTTCACCGAATCGAGCTGGCTCGACGGCGCCGCCGATGGCTACGCGGTCATCGCCAGCAACCCGCCGTACATCGCCGCCGGCGACCCGCACCTGCCCGCGCTGCGTCATGAGCCGACCCGCGCGCTGGTCGCGGGCGCCGACGGCCTCGACGACATCCGCCAGATCATGCGCGACGCGCCCACCCACCTGGCCGACGGCGGCTGGCTGCTGCTGGAGCACGGCCACGACCAGGCCGCGGCGGTGCGCCAGCTGCTGGCCGAACGCGGCTTCGCCGAAGTGCAAAGCCGCGACGATCTTGCCGGCATCGCGCGCTGCTCCGGCGGCGTTTGGCGCACGGTGAAATAA
- the grxD gene encoding Grx4 family monothiol glutaredoxin, with amino-acid sequence MSDAQQRIDDLVKSNELVLFMKGNASFPMCGFSGRAIQILKAVGVDTKALKTVNVLEDDGIRQGIKEYSNWPTIPQLYVKGEFVGGSDIMMEMYESGELQQVIGGGASA; translated from the coding sequence ATGTCCGACGCTCAACAACGCATCGACGACCTCGTCAAATCCAACGAACTCGTGCTCTTCATGAAGGGCAACGCCAGCTTCCCGATGTGCGGTTTCTCGGGCCGCGCCATCCAGATCCTCAAGGCCGTGGGTGTCGACACCAAGGCGCTGAAGACCGTCAACGTGCTCGAAGACGACGGCATCCGCCAGGGCATCAAGGAATACAGCAACTGGCCCACCATCCCCCAGCTCTACGTGAAGGGCGAATTCGTGGGCGGCTCGGACATCATGATGGAGATGTACGAGTCGGGCGAGCTGCAGCAGGTGATCGGCGGCGGCGCGTCCGCCTGA